In the Manis javanica isolate MJ-LG chromosome 12, MJ_LKY, whole genome shotgun sequence genome, AAATTAACATGGATTGACTTTATAAGAGATCATTTTTGACTGGCATTCTGGAACTGGGAAGAGTTTGTTCATCTCAAATGGATTATTATTTcctcatagaagaaaaaataaatttatcgaTATTTGGTCTGACCCTTTGGGTGACTAATTTCTTGCTTGTACACTAAGGGCAgtagcaaacattttctgaaatcaaGTTTGTTAAGAGTTTATTTAGACTGTTGTATAATAAAATGAGTATCTatctgattttcctttaaaaaaaaggcagtaacCAATTAGCAAGAAAAAATAGCTTGTGCCTCCATCACCATACTGAATGCAGACAGCATCTGATCATGTCACCATTTCCGTATACGGTTATCCTTCTAGCTGATGGGAGGTCTCACTTCCCTAATAAGCCTTCTCCCACAACAGAGGCCATTAGTCTAGCCATAagcaaagtgaaaaacagaaacaaggaaatcctTCTGAGTTCAGCTGAACATtgccattttctattttgtttttgctacTCTTTGAATGCCCTCTTCAAGTTTGAATATCCTCGTCATTATTGGAAATTCAGATATTGCCTGAGTCCTTTCTTGCCGGCACCAGGCAAGCAGTGGATCTGATGAAGGCAAGGCTCTAGGTTGcagagaaaacaagaacaaataagcCTGCCTTGGCTTAGTGTAAGTGAGTGAAACCTACAACCCTCTGTGTTAGCACTATGTCAGAGATCAGAGTACCACCCAGGAAACGTCATGTGTGGCACTAATGGAGTTATTTAGAAATTTGGAGTCTTTTCTTTGCCATAGCATTGCACGTAGGGGCATAGCACTCATGGTTCCAAATAAATAAGAGTGTCTGATTTCTTGAATCCATAAGAGACTACCTAGCAGTCTGTACATTTTCCATGAAATGTGTTAGGCCTGAGAGTGTTACAGCCTAATCTCAATCCAGCTCTGGATTCCTTACTAACGTGGCATCTGAgctaaaatatcaaatataaaaatagcatttgctaaaaataccacagaatgtgatgtatttgagaagaatttgtTTGACTTTTGTGACTTGTTATACTTTATGTAACAGATAAGTGTACACTTTTCAGATCCATCACAGGTAATTTAGTTCAGGCTGAAATAGACAAGTCTCTTCTTGCAGTTTGAATATGAACTGCTATTGAAACTGAgactaccaaaaaaaatgttgaattccTAAAACAAATTGAGTAGCCATTTTAAGTACTGTACAACCCAGAAGGTTGTTTCTAAAAATAAGGTCTCACTGAATTCCCTGGAATACTGATTATCAAAGATCCCACTTTTAAGAAACTGCGAAGCTATTACCCAAAAGCTGCAcgattttatattcccaccgacagtgcacaagagttccgaTTACTCtatatcctcatcaacacttattattttgttttgttgatatagccatcttcatgggtgtgatgtcgtatgtcactgtagttttgatttctatttccctaatgaccagtgatgtagagcatctttttaggtgtttattggtcatttgcatatcttttttggagaaacatctatgcaagtcctttgcccattttttactgcTTGTTTTGACTGAGAAACTTAAGTTTCTAAAATCCATTTAAAGTGGGGGCAAATCCACCTGAATGGAAGTTGGGTGTTTTATCCTTGCTGCACCTTGtataagttacttaacttctgtcatcatcttcttctcttttctcagaaGCTTGGTTTTCCAATGTGCAATTAGTAGGCAGTTACACCAAACTTTATGAAATCTAAAACAACACGCATGAAAGGCTTAATTTTTTTGTTCACGGCTTCAAAATTTAGACCTTTTAACAGGAAGAAAGTATTTAAAAGCCTATGCCTCATTTTCAGCGAATGTAGTTCTGACTTTCACTCTATTTGAGCATTGGTTCCCAAAGTAGTTTTTTGCTTAGACGAACCTTTCTTCTCCAGGGCAGAGtcatttaataactttttttagcATCTGCCTCCTCATTTCCAACAGTGACTccacacttttattattttatcccaTTTATTATGGATAGTAATTTTCTGAAGTGTGCCCTTTCCCCGTGTTCAGTTTGAAATTGTGCAAACCTGCCACATCTATGTCCCATTGTTAATATTACAAAACAAAGCCCTAAAATTAACAACAGAATACTTTGTATATGGGATTGAAATCACTTTCTGTATGTCACTTTCTGCTTAAAACTGACACAAATAAAAGTATTCACAAATGAATTGAAAGATTTTAGCGGCTTTATGATGGTTCATGAATATGAATTCTGCCCTTTCATTGTTATCACAGATACTGGTGTTTTGGGTCAAATAGACAACTTGTTCTTGCATAATCATCCCATATTTGAAGCTTATGTTTTGCATAAAGGAGTTGATTAAGTTTTACGGAATTTTGTAAAGTTTAGTTCTGCATCAGCTGAGCATGACTTAAAGAAGCAAATCTGTCAACAGCATTATAGGAGGTTAAAACACTGCACTTTACATTAAAAAGCCACAAAGGGAACTTATGTGTCAAAGGGTCTATAATGCgtggcaaaaagaaataaagataatctAATATACACATTTCTGTGCCTCATTTCCCTCAGCAGTAAACgggaataaaaatgttaactaacCATTACTAGTGCTTTCTATGCACCAGGCATGACTCTcagtgttttacatgcattacTCCATATAACCCTCCCCGAAGCCAgtgactattttataatttacccAAGTTCACAGCCTTGTCTCTCTCTACTGCCTTTTCTTAAATGTACAACATCCTGTCTGCTCCTGGAGTTTAGTTCACACAGGCCACATCCTGGGGACTGTTTCTGTCAAAAGGCCTGTTTGGATCAAGTTATTCTCATTGCTACATCTAGGCACATGGAATCATATACCCTCTGGCCTGAGACCTTGAAACGTAGTGAGGGTGTCTCAGTCCCATGTGCTACTAAGGACAATAAGGACGGTTAAGAGGATAGTCCTGAAAGCAGTGCCATGGACTTTAACTTATTTGAGAAGGAGAATGGATTGCAGGAGATTATCAGAGGGGCCAAAGTAGGGAGCCCAGCATAGCTGAATTATTTCAGATATAAAGAGATTACTGTgagattaaggaaaaaaaaggttaaatcTGTATTATTACCAACAAAGAATCATGACATACCAACAAACCTGAAGCAAAAGAAAgagttcaagaaaaagaaaaatcaaagttaagTACAAGTTCTTGAGTCTAGGGTCCCAGAAAAGCAGTTTTGGAGAAGGGAGACAGTTTGGAAGAGCCAAGGGTGCTATTGGCAGATATGGTATACATACaccataaatgaaatgaaagtggTCACTTTATATAAACCAGAATATTTGATTAATCAGAGTATCCCATTCCCCAATATACTGAATAgcaagccaaaacaaaacaaacatgattCTGTTTTCAGGGACAAATTGTTGATACTGCcagttttctgaaaaaatatatatagtgctTCCaagataagaaattattttaactttgtaaaatgtaaatacacCACGGCGGTGTAGTTTTAAACTAGTTTGAATTAGTTTCTATTAAATTCCACCATACCATTTCCAACATGATACAAAATGTGGGGTTTCTGAGATTGGAGCCTCTGAATTGCCATTTTCTTAATACCTTCCCCAGCAAAGATAATTTCACAAGGAGGCACTCAAAAAATGCTTTTGAATTGTATCatccttttatgttttgtttcaaaTTCTTAAACCACTTCACCGTGTCCAATTTTTACTACCTATTCCATTACAATTGTCTTTTCGTATTTTCAAGCGCTTTTATTATTTCTCGCCTgtatctcatttctcatttcctcccAAACTTTGTTCCCTTGTGGATAAAgtatctttttattcctttggcTCTTACTCCAGGCATTTCACTTTCTACTTCTAAAAGaagtttttgtgcttttttcaaGTGGATTATAGAATCTAACTGCCAACACCCTTCTATATTGAGTTACAACACAAAAGCAGCTGATGTAAAACAACCAAACTAATAagccattcattcatcattctattGCAGCTTGGTAATCCCTACTTTCTTCAATTATAAATGATCTCATTACACTATAATGTCATTACAACATGTCTAGCTTGATCGTCATCAATcagtattttagaagaaaaaagcaatctTGGACTCACCTACCTGAAATGAAGCTTCACAATCATACCATTAGAAAAATTAGAATGACAGGTTTCAGGGCAAGtcaaaaatatctgttgaaacaAAAAAGTTTCATATCCATTGattgagatatttattttatcaaattgaaatgcctgcattatttataatagcaaaaacatgaaaaatgttacTGACATGTCCTTCAAAAGGACAATGGCGTAACATATTATATGAAacactgaatatataaatgaacaatGGCCAGACCGTATGTGATGATAGAACTCTGACCCAACAACCAGTCCAGGAAGCCAAGCAGAAATCTCCACAGCAGGCAGCCCAGAATGAGCAGGACTTTGTGACTGCCAGCTTCCCTATTTTTTAGTGCCAGCTTCCAACTCAGGCTcaaccagagaaagccaaataagcTCCCAAACCAAACACATAATGCCTCCAGTTAGCCTGCTTCCAGCTTCTCTATGTCCCCAGGCTCTAACCAGTACACCCcaggtctttctttcttttcactataAAGTTTTCGcactctgtgcctgtctttgagcaTCTACCAAATGCAAGCGATGGTAGTTAACTCCCTTGTCCTAGCAAGCTCAGAGTAAATAAATTGTTTGTTCTCATTTGGATGGTCTTTGTTTGGTCCCACATATGGGCGATCTCCATTTAACAGAATAGcctacatcttttaaaaagaatcagaagacATATTTTTAGAGGACAAAGCAAGATACACTCAATAGGAACTCTGATACACTTTAGAACACAAGTTAGATCAGTATCTAGTAAAACTGAAGATGCACCTACTTACTCTATGACTAGATTAGTTCAGTCTTAGGCAAAAATACTAGAGATTTTTCTTGCACATAAACACtaggtataaaaatatcaatagcCTATTTCTTTGtaatgcaaagaaagaaacaattcaaatgatCATAATTGGATGATTAGATCAATAAACTGTATTACAGTCACACAAAGGAATCCTATGGAGCTTCAAAAATTGATAAACAAGAGCTGTATGCATTAACATCAGTGAATCTTGAGGAAACAAGGTAACTTAGAATACATGTAGAATTATACCATTTATATGCACATCAAgccagacaaaattttaaaacctatGGTTTTAGTAtactataaaaatagtaaaaatataaggaaatataaagaaaagcaaagaaatacttgAATTTAAGACAGTGAGGAAAGAGAAGTTTAATTTGGAAGAACATACATACAGCTTCAAGAATATTGATGATGTTctatttcttaagattttttttaccaCTCTTTAATATGGACATTTATACATTACCTATATTTTTGTATGCATGCTTTCTAtcctgctaaaatatttttattaaaagcaagTTACATATTCTGAAATTCCTAAGAAAAGGCACAGaacttagaatagctaaaataattttgaaaaacaacaaagtaGGAGAAATCACTCCCCAGATGTTAACATTTACTTAAGTATGTAATAAGGAGAGTGGGGTATTGGACATCTGTAGGCCAAAGAAAATGAGCCTTAGTCTAAATTCCACATCAcacaaaatattaactcaaaatgaatcatgcacttcaatgtaaaacataaaatataaaacttaaaaaaagcataggagaaaatattcctTATCTAATTGCTAGACAGAATcctatgacaccaaaaacatgtaTGACCCATAAAAACAGGAActgaaaaactgtatttcatcaaaatttaaaacttttgctctgtaaGAGTCcctataaaaaggataaaaagacaaatttcagACTGGGAATCATTTTGCAGTTCACATATCCAACACCAACAAGggatttgtatctagaatatatgaagaactcgcaaaactcaacagttaaaacaaaaaaatctaattagaaaatggGTAAGACATAAAGAGACATTCCCACTGCATTAGTACCACTGCCATAAAGAAATATTGCAGATGGGGTATGACTTgaacaacagaaagttatttcCTCAGAGCTCCGGGGCCGAGCAGTCCCCGATCACAAAGTTAGCAGGcttggtttcttctgaagcctctctCTTTGGCTCGCAGATGGCGGCTTTCTCACTGTCCTCACGTGATCTTTCCATTGTGTGCTCgcatctctgcatctctgtgtgtgcccaaatttcccttcttataaggacaccagtctgagtggattagggcccaccctagagGCTTTGTTTTCCCTTAATCATGTCTGTAAAGGCCCTATacaacagtcacattctgaggtgctgggggctAGGACTCAATATGTGAATTAGGAGGGGACATACTTCAGTCCATAAATAAcgtatacagatggcaaataagcacatgaacagaatttcaacatcattagttattggGTAAGTGCAAATGGAAATCATGATATACCACTGCACACGTATCATGATGTGGCACATTTAGTTAAAGgctgttatttccaattttttattatttggaatAATGCTATTGGAAATATCTTTGTATCTtgagcttttttcttttgaaataatttcccaCGTGGCATTTCTGGTCTAAGAGCAGTTTCTGTATAGTGGTTAAGAACATGCTTTGGTTTGCTCATGGGCGCTAGTGAAGTAGTAGTATTAGGGTTATAAAATATGAGTCAGTACAGCCCTTAGAATGTTAAGAAATGAAACTTTCATATTTCTTAACAGGGGTTGAGTGGGTGCTATcttttggctctttttttttgCAGTCTTTCCTGCATTGAGCATCTTAGCCCTTGAATGAAAACATGAGAAGCAAAGTGAAAGAACCAGCTCAAGAAATGCCGCTTAGCGGGTATACTAGGATGTTTCAGTTTGAAAATAGGCTGAGCCATCTTAGACCATGTTTCTTGCCAAACAGCAATTAAATTTTATGCAAGTGTACTGCTGACTTTCCTGAATATTTTGAGACTTTTTAAACACTAATCCTACATAAAACTTAAGTAAAAAGATGTAGAAGTTGTTTCTAATGAACTAGAAAATTACTGCTTTTTAGTAAGTAGGGACTTTATATATGAAGACTTTACGTATGGAAGTATTTAACTTTGGATTTAgattttaaattgtctttttattacGAAGACACATGGAGGATAGTAGTACCCGTTTTAGCCCACATGGGTTGTGTAGATATAagttattttggcatcattagcCTTGcttatgtttttccatttaccttTTGCTGTTTAATATTGAATTCTAGGACTCTtttaaccactttttaaaaattttttatttatgtttattatagtTAGAGTGAGTTGCATTGTGGGAAGAAATGACATTGAAATTCCATTTTCTGAATCCTCATTCTATTTgtaagtgaaattttttttttgagggggcatctctcatatttattgatcaaatggttgttaacagcaataaaattctgtgtaggggactcaatgcacaatcattaatcaaccccaagcctaattctcaacagtctccaatcttcggaaacataacaagttcttacatggtgaacaagttcttacatagtgaataagttcttacatggagaacagtgcaagggcagtcatatcacagaaacttacggttttgatcatgcatcatgaactataaacaatcaagtcagatatgattattcatttgatttttatacttgatttatatgtgaatcccacatttcccccttttttatttttaatgaaatgctgaagtggtaggtagaggcaagataaaggtagaaaacataatttagtgctgtaagagggcaaatgtagattatcaggtgtgtgcctatagactaagtattaatccaagctagacaagggcaacaaaacatccatggatgcagaagatttctctcaaaacaggaggggtgagggtctaagcctcacctctgtcgatccccaatttctcacctgatgtcccccctgcgactgtgcctgtcttaggttgttctcccttgagaaatcttacccatctctggctaaccagccgtcttctggggccatacagggaaatgtaaagctggtaagtgagagagaagccatattgtttgaaaaggttagctttttacttctttgcatatttatgccctgtggcttctatgaagaattatgatacttggtaattttcgatatgaggcatgaattctactaaagggttgtaattaggaaggaagaagaggagccccttcgcgaggcgctgggttctcgcaggtgtggatgtagtctggctgttgtcctgtgtcttctggtctctcttttcggAGGAGTtgtctttcttgtattttcaaaaatatatgtggttttgggaggagatttccgctgctctactcacgccgccatcttggctcctcctctcttTCAACCACTTTTTGAAGTGtcattttaaatagattattCGCATTTGTGAAGTTTCACTGTACATttaatgacacacacacaaaaagtgcaTATTGAACTTGTTTTACTCTTCTAGTAGAAATCTTTTAATCAAAGTCGAGTCATTTTTGCAATATCAACTggcctcagaatttttttttttttagtagttgaAGGCTGTTGTCAAAGATTTTCTTCACCTTAGGTAGAGCACTAGACCACTTCAATTTCATGTTTCCTAATGTTGTCCATCATACTTCTAAGAGGGTTAGGCTCGCTTTGCAGGTCtttcacagttttattttttacacagCAGCAGCAGTCAAGCACTTCATAAAGGAAAGCCAGCACTACTAAAGAGAtcactgtaaatataaataaaagcagaatgaCAAAGCAGGCAGTGTTCCAGTTATCATGGAAAGGGTAAATTTTTTGGACTTGAAAACCAAGATACTGATAAACAGATGTGGTAGTTTCATTCCAGAGGCTAGAGTTCAGGGAGGCCATTCTTTGAGATTCCATTTCTTGTATTGCTCTTCTGAATCTATGCAAAGTAGAAAATGAGTATATGTACCCAAGCTCTACAGATTTCTCAATTCAAATCACAGTACTAAGGTTTTTAGTAAGTTTGTATAGGCAATGTGaatcttcccttttctctgctaGAATTAATGCTtgaatgtaattttgaatttttctctgtGCTAATATACCCTGTAAGCtgtactatatatgtatatatttttatatatattatttgttagacaaatatatatgtttaagattcatatacagaaattaactgctaaaatgggaaaaaagcagGTC is a window encoding:
- the LOC140845144 gene encoding small integral membrane protein 18-like, whose translation is MESQRMASLNSSLWNETTTSVYQYLGFQVQKIYPFHDNWNTACFVILLLFIFTVISLVVLAFLYEVLDCCCCVKNKTVKDLQSEPNPLRSMMDNIRKHEIEVV